The proteins below come from a single Desulfitobacterium metallireducens DSM 15288 genomic window:
- the hydG gene encoding [FeFe] hydrogenase H-cluster radical SAM maturase HydG, with the protein MLIDHEYIYKLLEDAQKASPEEIQRILDKAREAKGLTHLELAQLIQLEDKTAALREIFEIAGEIKRKIYGNRIVMFAPLYISNYCVNNCTYCGYRRDNEYTRRRLSQEEIQEEVKLIEKMGHKRLALEAGEDPVHCDIDYVLEAIETIYHTENEHGNIRRVNVNIAATTIENYRKLKEKNIGTYILFQETYHEPTYTQVHQKSIKNDYEYHLTSFDRAMEAGINDVGAGILLGLYDYKFELLSLILHNDHLEEKFGVGFHTVSVPRIRKAEGMTLKDFPHLVDDETFKEIVALIRLAIPFTGIILSTREPSEIRNEVIHYGVSQISAGSSVGVGGYKAQTEGIAKDQFQLEDHRTPLEILKSLMKDGFIPSYCTACYRQGRTGDRFMPLAKSGQIQNVCAPNALMTLLEFLLDYGDEEILKLGEEVIAREVHEIPRKETKQQLIHNLERIRGGERDLYF; encoded by the coding sequence ATGTTAATTGACCATGAGTATATTTATAAGCTCTTAGAAGACGCCCAAAAAGCAAGTCCTGAGGAAATTCAAAGGATACTGGATAAGGCCAGAGAAGCAAAAGGATTGACCCACCTTGAGCTGGCTCAGCTGATACAGCTTGAAGATAAAACAGCTGCTCTTCGAGAAATATTTGAGATTGCAGGGGAGATAAAACGGAAGATATATGGTAATCGGATTGTGATGTTTGCTCCTCTTTATATTAGTAATTACTGTGTGAATAATTGCACCTATTGTGGCTACCGGCGGGATAATGAATACACTCGGCGGAGGCTTTCACAGGAGGAGATTCAGGAAGAAGTTAAACTCATAGAGAAGATGGGGCATAAACGGTTGGCTTTAGAAGCAGGTGAAGATCCAGTACATTGTGATATTGATTATGTGCTGGAGGCTATCGAGACCATTTATCACACGGAAAACGAGCACGGAAATATCCGGAGAGTGAATGTGAATATTGCCGCGACGACGATCGAGAATTACCGCAAGCTAAAAGAGAAGAATATTGGAACCTATATCCTTTTTCAAGAAACTTATCATGAGCCGACCTATACTCAAGTGCATCAGAAAAGCATCAAAAATGATTATGAATATCATCTGACCTCCTTCGATCGTGCAATGGAAGCGGGGATTAACGATGTGGGAGCAGGGATTCTCCTGGGACTCTATGATTACAAGTTCGAACTATTAAGTTTGATCCTTCATAATGATCATCTTGAAGAGAAATTTGGAGTTGGATTTCATACGGTGTCTGTCCCTCGTATCAGAAAAGCGGAAGGAATGACACTTAAAGATTTCCCACACCTAGTTGATGATGAAACGTTTAAAGAGATTGTTGCGTTGATTCGACTCGCAATTCCCTTTACCGGAATTATTCTCTCCACACGGGAGCCTTCAGAAATTCGTAATGAAGTTATCCATTATGGGGTATCTCAGATTAGTGCGGGCTCTAGTGTAGGTGTCGGGGGGTATAAGGCTCAAACGGAAGGAATCGCCAAGGATCAATTTCAACTGGAGGATCATCGAACGCCTCTGGAAATCCTTAAATCGTTGATGAAGGATGGATTTATTCCTAGTTACTGTACGGCTTGCTATCGGCAAGGACGAACCGGGGATCGATTCATGCCCTTAGCGAAGTCCGGCCAGATTCAAAATGTATGCGCTCCCAATGCATTGATGACGCTCCTCGAGTTTCTTCTAGATTATGGGGACGAAGAAATCCTGAAGCTAGGAGAAGAAGTGATTGCCCGTGAAGTCCACGAGATACCAAGGAAAGAGACAAAGCAACAGTTAATCCACAACCTCGAGCGTATCAGAGGTGGGGAAAGAGACTTGTATTTCTAA
- the citF gene encoding citrate lyase subunit alpha translates to MKNSVGREIPEYLEGYGQVKPFEGAFANYGDRCKTTVKLRSKKPGESKLVDTIDEVLDKVGIRDGMTVSFHHHLRNGDFVLNQVMAAIAKRGIKDITVAATGIFPIHEPLVALIKDGTVTGINVNYIAPGPVAKAISKGLLKNPAVLMSHGGRPRAIESGDIHIDVAFIAAPTADSYGNMNGVYGNAACGTLAYAVPDAQYADCVVAVTDNLVPYPACPIEITQDYVDYVVKVDSIGDPNGIVSGTLTVTKDPVGLRIAKLAAEVIEATDYIKDGMSFQTGAGGTSLAVAAEVRKFMKEKNVVGSFAAGGITGYMVDMLKEGLFRTLFDVQCFDFKAIASLRDNETHQWMSGSLYGNPHNRGAVVNNLDVMILGATEIDTDFNVNVVTGSDGVIIGASGGHNDTAAGSKISIVVTNLTKGRLPVVKDKVTTVTTPGETVDVLVTERGIAVNPRRTDLIEKLKETHLPVMLIEELKDLAERLTGKPEPIQVGDQVVAIVEYRDGTVIDVVRKVLD, encoded by the coding sequence ATGAAGAATAGTGTAGGACGTGAAATTCCAGAATATCTTGAAGGCTATGGTCAAGTGAAGCCTTTTGAAGGGGCTTTTGCTAATTATGGAGATCGTTGTAAAACAACTGTGAAACTGCGTTCCAAAAAACCAGGGGAAAGCAAACTTGTGGATACAATTGATGAGGTTTTAGACAAAGTGGGGATTCGGGATGGCATGACGGTTTCGTTCCATCACCATCTCAGGAACGGTGACTTTGTGCTGAATCAGGTTATGGCAGCGATTGCCAAACGCGGAATTAAGGATATTACGGTTGCCGCGACAGGAATCTTCCCGATTCATGAACCGCTTGTGGCATTGATTAAGGACGGGACGGTTACAGGAATCAATGTCAACTACATTGCTCCAGGTCCGGTCGCTAAAGCGATATCGAAAGGACTATTGAAAAATCCAGCAGTACTGATGAGTCACGGTGGACGTCCTCGAGCTATTGAAAGCGGAGACATCCATATTGATGTGGCCTTTATTGCTGCTCCCACAGCGGACTCTTATGGAAACATGAATGGTGTCTATGGAAATGCAGCTTGCGGAACGTTAGCCTATGCAGTTCCAGATGCTCAGTATGCGGATTGTGTTGTTGCGGTTACAGATAATCTCGTCCCTTATCCGGCTTGCCCGATTGAGATTACTCAAGACTATGTGGATTACGTCGTGAAGGTTGATTCCATCGGTGATCCTAATGGTATCGTCTCAGGGACATTAACGGTGACCAAAGACCCTGTAGGTTTACGTATTGCAAAGCTCGCAGCAGAAGTGATCGAAGCAACGGACTATATCAAAGATGGGATGTCCTTCCAAACTGGTGCGGGGGGAACCTCTTTGGCTGTTGCCGCTGAAGTCCGAAAGTTTATGAAAGAAAAGAATGTGGTCGGGAGCTTCGCCGCTGGCGGAATCACGGGCTACATGGTGGATATGCTCAAAGAAGGGCTTTTCCGCACCCTCTTTGATGTGCAGTGTTTTGACTTTAAAGCGATTGCGTCCTTACGTGATAATGAGACACATCAATGGATGAGCGGTTCGCTTTATGGCAATCCACATAATAGAGGCGCAGTGGTTAATAATTTGGATGTTATGATTTTAGGGGCTACGGAAATTGACACAGACTTCAATGTCAATGTTGTGACGGGGTCTGATGGTGTGATTATTGGGGCTTCGGGCGGTCATAATGATACCGCAGCAGGTTCGAAAATCTCAATTGTTGTGACGAACTTGACCAAAGGGCGTTTACCTGTGGTCAAAGATAAGGTGACGACAGTCACTACTCCTGGAGAAACGGTTGACGTTCTAGTCACCGAACGAGGAATTGCAGTTAATCCACGGCGAACGGATCTTATCGAAAAACTGAAAGAAACCCATTTACCGGTTATGCTGATTGAGGAACTTAAAGACTTGGCAGAACGTTTAACGGGTAAACCTGAACCGATTCAAGTGGGAGATCAAGTTGTTGCCATCGTTGAGTATCGGGATGGGACGGTTATTGACGTTGTGAGAAAAGTGCTGGACTAA
- a CDS encoding [Fe-Fe] hydrogenase large subunit C-terminal domain-containing protein, producing the protein MRKTTYEQIFNRLVKASYNGNLEQEIEEIQANGDAATQKYVYYALGNGDPDKVVFQVDDENTNAEEDHHPEAPCLFDDIVYDMEGKVVIQDRNCSECGQFIDTCSFSNLIDKKEFIPLIDILKKKEVPVYAIVAPAIIGQFGEHVTMGQLRSAFKHLGFFGMIEVAMFADILSLKEALEFDRAVNNQEDFVLTSCCCPVWVAMVKRIYHTLIPHILPSVSPMVACGRGIKRLHPEAKVVFIGPCIAKKSEAKEPDIRDAVDAVLTFEEVQQIFEATDINPAEMEDIPSEHSSTGGRIYARTGGVSKAISDTLDQLRPDKPIKIKAVHANGAKECKELLQAISSGEITANFYEGMGCKGGCVGGPKALLKPELGTIHVNTYGLTANALTPVNNPYVMELLDQLGIEDVDSLLEGESASIFQRQF; encoded by the coding sequence ATGAGAAAGACAACCTATGAACAAATTTTCAATCGATTAGTTAAAGCATCCTATAACGGAAATCTCGAACAAGAAATCGAGGAGATTCAGGCCAACGGAGATGCTGCAACCCAAAAATATGTTTATTATGCCTTAGGAAACGGCGACCCGGATAAAGTCGTCTTTCAAGTGGATGACGAGAATACTAACGCAGAGGAAGATCATCATCCGGAAGCACCTTGCCTCTTTGATGACATTGTGTATGACATGGAAGGTAAGGTTGTAATTCAAGATCGAAACTGTTCTGAATGTGGTCAATTTATTGATACGTGCTCTTTTAGTAACTTAATTGACAAAAAAGAATTCATTCCACTCATTGACATTCTCAAGAAAAAGGAGGTCCCCGTTTACGCAATCGTTGCTCCTGCCATCATTGGACAATTCGGTGAGCACGTGACCATGGGGCAGCTCCGCTCTGCCTTTAAACATCTTGGCTTTTTTGGCATGATCGAGGTTGCCATGTTTGCAGATATTCTCAGTTTGAAAGAAGCGCTAGAATTTGATAGAGCCGTCAATAATCAAGAAGACTTCGTCTTAACCAGTTGCTGTTGCCCAGTTTGGGTGGCTATGGTAAAACGGATTTATCATACCCTGATCCCTCATATCCTGCCTTCAGTCTCCCCCATGGTTGCCTGTGGCCGAGGGATCAAACGGCTTCATCCTGAAGCAAAAGTCGTTTTCATCGGACCGTGTATCGCCAAAAAGTCGGAGGCTAAAGAACCCGACATTCGCGATGCTGTTGACGCCGTCCTCACGTTTGAAGAAGTCCAGCAAATCTTCGAAGCAACGGACATCAACCCTGCAGAAATGGAAGATATCCCGAGTGAACATTCTTCAACGGGTGGACGCATTTATGCCCGGACGGGTGGAGTAAGCAAAGCAATCTCTGACACCTTAGATCAGTTAAGACCCGACAAGCCGATTAAGATCAAAGCAGTTCATGCGAATGGGGCCAAGGAATGTAAGGAACTTTTACAGGCGATTAGCAGCGGAGAGATTACTGCTAACTTTTACGAGGGAATGGGCTGCAAAGGAGGATGCGTAGGAGGTCCTAAAGCCCTTCTAAAGCCTGAACTTGGGACAATCCATGTTAATACTTACGGTCTAACCGCTAATGCCCTTACACCCGTTAATAACCCCTATGTTATGGAACTTCTTGACCAACTAGGAATTGAGGATGTAGACAGCTTACTTGAAGGAGAATCAGCATCAATATTTCAGCGGCAGTTCTAA
- the hydF gene encoding [FeFe] hydrogenase H-cluster maturation GTPase HydF produces the protein MSQSLSSESNAEPITQRALLATQIPTANQPHIALFGKRNAGKSSLLNAIIGQDISLVSSIRGTTTDPVSKTMELIPLGPVVFIDTAGLDDEGELGVLRVQRTHKVLEKTDFALYIFDIHDLDPVPYRAMVDQFMKFKIPFLPVINKIDDVPEERLKEASKPYPEALFVSASQGIGVFELKNELVERIQDNHEESPIVGDLIPQNGTVVLVVPVDSEAPKGRIILPQVQIIRDCLDHGIKSCVVRDIELESALQDLKQVDLVITDSQAFKRVNERVPSEIKITSFSILFARHKGDLKELVRGVHSIQNFPDSARILIAESCTHNHSHEDIGRYKIPKLIDQVTGKNFSYDFKMGHDFPTNLEDYALVIHCGSCMLNKKTMETRIRFCQERNIPITNYGVVLAHFNGILDRTLEIFSP, from the coding sequence ATGAGTCAATCCTTAAGCTCTGAATCCAATGCTGAACCGATAACCCAGCGAGCTTTGCTGGCAACTCAGATCCCTACAGCGAACCAGCCCCATATTGCGCTGTTCGGAAAAAGAAATGCGGGAAAATCTTCTCTGCTGAATGCGATCATTGGACAGGACATTTCTTTGGTTTCCTCAATTCGTGGGACAACAACTGATCCGGTTAGTAAGACCATGGAACTTATTCCCTTAGGCCCCGTCGTCTTTATTGATACAGCGGGTTTGGATGATGAGGGAGAGCTTGGAGTTTTGCGTGTTCAGAGAACGCATAAGGTCTTGGAAAAGACGGATTTTGCACTTTATATTTTTGATATTCATGATTTAGACCCGGTTCCTTATCGCGCGATGGTTGATCAGTTTATGAAATTCAAAATACCCTTTCTTCCGGTGATCAATAAAATAGATGATGTACCTGAAGAAAGACTGAAGGAAGCGAGTAAACCTTACCCCGAGGCTTTATTTGTCTCAGCTAGCCAGGGAATAGGAGTCTTTGAGTTAAAGAACGAACTTGTGGAAAGGATTCAGGATAATCATGAAGAATCCCCAATCGTAGGGGACTTGATTCCTCAGAATGGGACCGTTGTTCTCGTTGTCCCGGTTGATTCAGAGGCACCCAAGGGGCGAATCATCCTACCCCAAGTTCAGATCATTCGAGATTGTCTAGATCATGGAATTAAGAGTTGTGTTGTGCGGGACATAGAACTGGAATCGGCTTTACAGGATTTAAAACAGGTGGATTTAGTGATCACCGATTCGCAAGCGTTCAAACGCGTCAATGAAAGAGTGCCTTCGGAGATTAAGATAACCTCCTTTTCTATCCTTTTTGCTCGTCATAAGGGTGATCTTAAGGAATTAGTACGAGGGGTTCATAGCATTCAGAATTTCCCCGATTCTGCTCGCATCCTGATTGCGGAAAGCTGTACCCATAATCATTCGCATGAGGATATTGGACGGTACAAGATTCCGAAGTTAATCGATCAAGTAACCGGTAAAAATTTTAGTTATGATTTTAAAATGGGACATGATTTTCCAACGAACTTAGAAGACTATGCTTTAGTGATTCATTGTGGGTCTTGCATGCTTAATAAGAAGACGATGGAGACTCGAATTCGCTTTTGTCAGGAACGAAACATTCCGATCACTAATTATGGAGTGGTTTTAGCCCATTTTAACGGTATACTGGATCGAACGTTGGAAATATTTTCGCCATAA
- the hydE gene encoding [FeFe] hydrogenase H-cluster radical SAM maturase HydE: protein MSDQLKVKEILGEIADKHRAEFEELYYLLEHLNPQSAEILFFYAHKIQIRSYGREVYLRGLIEFSNVCNRNCSYCGIRRSNKEVERYRLTEEEILACCDEGYQLGYRTFVLQSGEDSYYDDSRLVSLIHGIKESYPEVAVTLSIGERSYESYKHLFQAGADRYLLRHETASETLYQQLHPGMSFQKRRQCLQYLKEIGYQIGAGFMVGLPGQENEDLVKDLIYLQELQPQMVGIGPFLPHPKTPLGGFLSGTVEKTLVLIALTRLLLPESLIPATTALGTLDPRGREKALRAGANVVMPNLSPTEIRGKYELYPNKICTGDEAAECRLCIEHRIEDSGFQVNMGRGDHLEWRR, encoded by the coding sequence ATGAGTGACCAATTGAAGGTTAAAGAGATTCTTGGAGAAATAGCGGATAAGCATAGGGCAGAATTTGAGGAATTATATTATTTGCTTGAGCATCTCAATCCGCAAAGTGCAGAAATTTTATTTTTCTATGCTCATAAAATCCAGATTCGAAGTTATGGACGGGAGGTTTACTTAAGAGGACTTATTGAGTTTTCAAACGTTTGCAACCGCAATTGCAGCTATTGTGGAATTCGGAGGAGTAATAAAGAAGTTGAACGCTATCGGTTAACTGAAGAGGAAATTTTGGCGTGCTGTGATGAAGGATATCAGTTGGGGTACAGAACTTTTGTCTTGCAAAGTGGAGAAGATTCGTATTATGACGATTCTCGTTTAGTTTCACTGATTCATGGGATTAAAGAAAGCTACCCCGAGGTCGCTGTGACCTTATCGATTGGGGAGAGAAGTTATGAAAGTTACAAACACCTTTTCCAAGCAGGTGCAGATCGTTATCTTTTGAGGCATGAGACAGCCTCTGAGACGTTATATCAGCAGCTCCATCCAGGAATGAGCTTTCAAAAGCGACGCCAATGTTTGCAATATTTAAAAGAGATAGGATATCAGATCGGAGCCGGATTTATGGTCGGTTTACCCGGTCAGGAAAATGAGGACTTGGTTAAGGACTTGATTTATCTTCAAGAACTTCAGCCTCAGATGGTGGGAATCGGCCCTTTTTTGCCCCATCCTAAAACGCCTTTGGGCGGATTTTTGAGTGGAACAGTTGAAAAAACCTTAGTTCTTATCGCTTTAACCCGATTGCTGTTACCCGAATCCTTAATTCCGGCAACAACTGCCCTGGGTACGTTGGACCCTCGGGGCAGGGAAAAGGCACTTAGAGCGGGAGCTAATGTAGTGATGCCCAATCTTTCACCTACAGAAATAAGAGGAAAGTATGAGCTTTATCCTAATAAAATTTGCACAGGTGACGAGGCTGCCGAATGTAGATTGTGTATCGAACACCGGATCGAAGATTCAGGCTTTCAGGTTAACATGGGAAGAGGAGATCATCTTGAATGGAGGAGGTAA
- a CDS encoding DUF4317 domain-containing protein, with translation MNKNDVASIRKEFKLENTKLKIRDVVSIYVKGETKQIIGTEKEYFDMMDTEKQELYIKNFKKLLTGQLDSKVFELEFSDNKLGQNPTQRALIDTLQSSDFIEQAEEIAHKITDKCDYKSDFMISFLRGEVYKPMKKEKGEDESGMDDEVFSFEFFMGSVNPVTIPKTELKFDFEGKAFIADIPMDVIINLTAPLDGFMFPSWDDNSADVNKVVYYSNKANTPNMEFLSKVLECDIQATAQTEKAQFLEIVQEVAGKEIEPEKIASIYESVNYILTRNEEEESSEIASIGMKDMEKILQASGVENTQGLETAFMKITGTDKHEFKAANIVPNFAGKSIKIENNTVSISVSPQDLKNIKQVKKDGRRYLLIEIEETANLEGFELSTEAI, from the coding sequence ATGAATAAAAACGACGTGGCAAGTATTCGTAAAGAATTTAAGTTAGAGAATACGAAATTAAAAATCAGAGATGTTGTAAGTATTTACGTTAAAGGGGAAACAAAACAAATCATCGGAACAGAAAAAGAGTATTTCGACATGATGGATACAGAGAAACAAGAACTTTATATTAAGAATTTTAAAAAGCTACTCACGGGACAACTTGATTCCAAAGTATTCGAACTTGAATTTTCGGATAATAAGCTAGGGCAAAACCCTACCCAAAGAGCATTGATTGATACCCTACAATCCAGTGATTTTATTGAACAAGCTGAAGAAATTGCTCATAAGATCACCGACAAGTGTGATTATAAAAGCGATTTTATGATTTCCTTTTTACGGGGTGAGGTTTATAAACCCATGAAGAAGGAAAAAGGGGAAGATGAGTCAGGAATGGATGACGAAGTGTTTTCCTTTGAATTTTTTATGGGAAGTGTTAATCCTGTAACGATCCCCAAAACCGAACTTAAATTTGATTTTGAAGGTAAGGCATTTATAGCTGATATTCCAATGGATGTCATTATTAACTTAACTGCTCCGTTAGATGGATTTATGTTTCCTTCATGGGATGATAATTCTGCAGATGTGAATAAAGTGGTTTATTATTCCAATAAAGCGAATACCCCAAACATGGAGTTTTTATCGAAAGTCTTAGAATGCGATATTCAAGCTACTGCTCAAACAGAAAAGGCTCAATTTCTTGAAATCGTACAAGAAGTTGCGGGTAAAGAGATTGAACCTGAGAAGATAGCCAGTATCTATGAGAGCGTGAATTACATTTTAACGAGGAATGAAGAAGAGGAAAGCAGTGAAATTGCCAGTATTGGAATGAAGGATATGGAAAAGATTCTTCAAGCCAGCGGGGTTGAAAATACCCAGGGTTTGGAGACAGCTTTCATGAAAATTACAGGGACCGATAAACATGAGTTTAAAGCAGCAAACATCGTCCCCAACTTTGCAGGGAAATCAATTAAAATCGAAAATAATACAGTGAGCATTTCCGTAAGTCCACAAGATCTGAAAAATATTAAGCAAGTTAAGAAAGATGGACGGCGGTACTTACTTATTGAGATTGAGGAAACAGCTAACCTAGAAGGTTTTGAATTAAGCACTGAAGCGATCTAA
- a CDS encoding HpcH/HpaI aldolase/citrate lyase family protein: MSHNRSMLIISGNSPKRLQDASVFNPDLLVLDIADQVSNEEKDSARLLVKEAISFMDYENVKIVVRINTLESGFGAKDIEVIAKVKPTALMVPQANADLLQDVERLLDRVEKEAGIEQGKIQLFPVVETAKALEDVSSILSASTRVAGVFFNADGLAKELGITRTKEGEEILYARSKVALACHIAGLDSFDTPYNDGNDLEGLEQDATKAHNLGFSGKAAINGRQIDIIHRVFA; encoded by the coding sequence ATGAGTCATAACAGAAGTATGCTGATTATTTCAGGAAATAGTCCTAAGCGACTTCAAGATGCCTCTGTTTTTAATCCAGATTTACTTGTACTGGACATAGCAGATCAGGTGTCGAACGAAGAAAAGGATAGTGCACGCTTGCTGGTTAAAGAAGCGATTAGTTTTATGGACTATGAAAATGTGAAGATCGTTGTGAGGATAAATACGCTTGAATCGGGTTTTGGCGCAAAGGATATTGAAGTTATCGCCAAGGTAAAACCTACGGCCTTAATGGTTCCTCAGGCAAATGCAGACCTGCTTCAAGATGTCGAAAGACTCCTTGATCGGGTTGAAAAAGAAGCAGGGATTGAACAAGGAAAAATCCAACTCTTCCCTGTTGTTGAGACAGCCAAAGCACTTGAAGATGTTTCTTCCATTCTCAGTGCTTCAACGAGAGTAGCAGGTGTCTTCTTCAATGCAGATGGACTGGCTAAAGAACTAGGAATAACACGGACTAAAGAGGGCGAAGAGATCCTTTATGCACGGAGTAAAGTGGCTTTAGCTTGTCATATAGCGGGTTTAGATAGCTTCGATACCCCTTATAATGATGGGAATGATCTTGAGGGCTTGGAACAGGACGCGACTAAAGCTCACAACTTAGGCTTTAGCGGAAAAGCAGCCATCAATGGCCGTCAAATTGATATCATTCATCGCGTATTTGCTTAA
- a CDS encoding histidinol-phosphatase HisJ family protein: MKIADYHLHSQFSRDGMQTMDDACNKAIQLGISELCFTDHLEFADNYWVDYPEYRRSIEVAQMKFQKELTIKVGLEIGFDKKAQQQIKEYLEGKDFDFLIGSLHWIDEVDLFNGEFFRGKRVQDAIREYFQALQERISLFDFSVLGHITLFKRFFERLKVSPSDFDWSNYDGLLQAILQDLIDQGKGIELNTRVPLIDLDFRILRLYKKLGGEIVTLGSDAHHFRSMHTMKEGFQALQDAGFRYYCVFEHRKPQFIVIDDES, encoded by the coding sequence ATGAAAATAGCAGATTACCATTTACATTCTCAATTTTCTAGGGATGGAATGCAGACCATGGATGATGCCTGTAATAAAGCAATCCAACTCGGAATCTCGGAGCTTTGTTTCACAGACCATCTTGAATTTGCGGATAATTATTGGGTAGACTATCCTGAATATAGGCGCTCGATCGAAGTAGCTCAGATGAAATTTCAGAAGGAATTGACAATCAAAGTGGGCTTAGAGATTGGTTTTGATAAAAAAGCTCAACAGCAGATCAAGGAGTATCTCGAGGGAAAAGACTTTGACTTTTTAATTGGATCTCTGCATTGGATTGATGAAGTCGATCTATTTAATGGCGAGTTTTTTAGAGGGAAAAGAGTGCAGGATGCAATCAGAGAATACTTTCAAGCTCTGCAGGAGAGAATTTCACTCTTTGATTTTTCGGTATTAGGTCATATCACGCTGTTCAAACGCTTTTTTGAGCGATTGAAGGTGAGCCCTTCAGATTTCGACTGGAGCAATTATGATGGTCTTCTTCAAGCGATTCTCCAGGATTTAATCGATCAGGGCAAGGGAATTGAATTGAATACGCGTGTTCCACTGATTGATTTGGATTTCCGGATTCTCCGCCTTTATAAGAAATTGGGGGGAGAGATTGTTACGCTCGGGTCGGATGCTCATCATTTTCGATCCATGCATACCATGAAAGAAGGATTTCAAGCCCTTCAGGATGCCGGTTTTCGGTATTATTGTGTTTTTGAACATCGAAAACCTCAATTTATAGTTATCGATGATGAGAGTTAA
- a CDS encoding DsrE/DsrF/DrsH-like family protein has protein sequence MNKKMNLLIFSGEYDKALAALILANTGREMGMDVTLFFTFWGLMLVRDPDKLTLEDKTLFEQMFGLVTPQGVEDLPLSKMNLAGLGKKMLLEMMEDDKTPSLTDFLNGARKKGVKFYGCKLSVEVMGFKEEELLPEVEIITAQQYLEDAIDSQIQLFI, from the coding sequence ATGAACAAGAAAATGAATTTACTGATTTTCAGTGGAGAATATGATAAAGCTTTGGCCGCCTTAATTCTTGCCAATACGGGGCGGGAAATGGGGATGGATGTCACCCTATTCTTTACCTTCTGGGGGCTCATGCTTGTTCGAGATCCCGATAAACTTACCTTAGAGGATAAGACCCTTTTTGAGCAAATGTTTGGTCTTGTCACTCCTCAAGGCGTAGAAGATTTACCCTTATCCAAAATGAATCTCGCTGGATTAGGTAAAAAAATGCTCTTAGAAATGATGGAAGACGATAAAACTCCCTCCTTAACCGATTTCCTGAACGGAGCACGTAAGAAGGGAGTTAAGTTCTACGGATGTAAACTTTCTGTCGAAGTCATGGGCTTTAAAGAGGAAGAACTCTTACCTGAAGTCGAAATCATTACTGCCCAGCAATATTTGGAAGACGCGATCGACTCGCAAATTCAACTCTTTATATGA
- the citD gene encoding citrate lyase acyl carrier protein produces MKITKTAQAGAVESSDVLVTVAPNPEGGIKVELETKRVIEKQFGQQIKKVIRETVEEMDVEDVIVKAQDKGALDYTYRARVKAALERATL; encoded by the coding sequence ATGAAAATCACAAAAACAGCACAGGCTGGAGCTGTAGAATCAAGTGATGTACTCGTTACTGTTGCACCGAATCCTGAGGGCGGGATTAAGGTCGAACTTGAGACCAAAAGAGTCATTGAGAAACAATTTGGTCAGCAGATCAAGAAAGTGATTCGAGAAACGGTTGAAGAAATGGATGTTGAAGATGTAATCGTGAAAGCTCAAGATAAAGGGGCTTTAGATTATACTTATCGGGCAAGAGTTAAAGCCGCTCTTGAGAGAGCGACGTTATAG